The stretch of DNA GTAGAACCCGCAATGAAATATTTTATCAACTCTAACTGCTTATTTCTCGATAACTTACAATGCTTTATATACATCAATAACTCCTAACAATTTAAATGTTAGGTGTCAGCCCCTAGAAATAAGTTACAATGAGTTCACTTGCGAAATTTGGCTGAACGACATCTTTTTATTAGCCAAGCCGCATCATAATTCTGAAAATGAACAAGTTATGAAATATCTTTTCAAGACCCCCAACAAACTAATTTCAAAAGATGAATTTAGGGCTAACAACATCAAATATGACAAACGGCCATCACAAATTATTAGCGACTTAGGCTTCAAGGGTGGTTTAGCAAAGGTCTTTTTTACGGCATCGGAAAAGGGTATCACCTTCCATAACCCTGTCTCTGGTGGCAAAGTCTTTGGAAAAAGCGTCATGGTATCACTATCGCCGTATATGGAGTTTTGGCCATTATCTTCGGCACGGCACTTAACGCGCCCTATATGGATGCTCCAAAAGTGATAGATAAACAAACAATCCAGCGTCACCGTTTGGCTGACCTTCAACAATTCATGACTGATAAAAAGCCGCTTGCTATCAAACGAACCTTAGAGGATCTCCAAGGCTATCAGTTTGCTAATCTCGATGAACAGGCGAACTTTGAAAAAATCTACAGCAAAGCTACAGAATATCTCGCCTCTCCCACCGCTGCGAAACGAATTAAGGAATTGGAGAAAGAACAAAAAATAGTCCGCCAAAAAGCGGAAAAGGCGCGTCAAAAGGCCGAGACAAAAGCCAAGCGTGAGCAAGTCCAAAAGGCAAAGCTGGAGGCGCGATTAGAGAAAGAAGCTAAAAAGCTACTCAGAATCAACTATCCGAAAGAGACTGAGACAAACTTTCTCAAGCAAGGCATGGACGTTTACATCACGGTTGAGGGCCGAAACAAAGACATCCTACGCCTGAAATACGTTCTATTCAGCCGGCCGCTCGTCTATCAGATCACTAATCAAGGCAGGCTCATGCACACATGGAAAACGCTTGGCTTCAAGAAAGTGATCTTCGACACCGGCTACCGCAGGCACTGGGATATTGACCTGAGAGATTAGCTCACTTCCTCAAGGTTTTGTAAAAATGAGAATCGTCATGATTCTGTAACGAATGGAGAGTATAATTCGGTTAATGAATTAATTTTGAGGCTCGTATGCCCGAAGAAAAACCTATGACAGCAGATATCAGCCCCCATACGGGGTGGCCGATTGTGCATAGCCTGGGAGCAGGCCGACCTATGAATGATAGACGCTTTCCGTCTTTGGATAGGTTTGTGAGCCTTGATGAAAACAATGTTCCACACTTAACAATAACACTACCTCCCGTCGAAAACGAAGAACTTGAAACTGCCATAGGCTTATCTCCTGCCGAAATTAGTCGAAAATACATGGAGGCGTTAGCGGAGCGTATGTCCGTGGCTTATGGCACAGAAGCATCAATCAGTGTTGACGAGGGTGATGGGCGCATAGGGGTAACCGTACCGCTAGACTATGATTTATCCGAATACCGTGATGCGTTGTTATATGAAGATAAGCGCTTAATGGCTTTAGGAGAAAACAAGAATGTAGCCGAACTGGTCTATTTTGAGACTGTAAAAAGAGAACTCGCGGATGCGTTTACCTTTGCCAAATATGACTTGGTTAATGCAATTCCACCTCAGGACTTACAAAACACTGCGCAAACTGCGTTATATGTATTAGAATCAAAGAAAGAGCAAGGTAAAAAATCAGCCATTCAAATGGCTGAGGACCTTCCTGATCTTTTGAAGAAACTATCTGATAGTCCAGAGACTGTTGATGAAATCGTCGCTGGGGTGTTACCCGAAGGAGTTAAAATTCCAGAAGGAGGAGTAAAGTTCAGTTTAGCAGGAACTGGACGTAGCGGCATCTTCCTGAAAACGGATATACCCGAACATGGTGAGATTGTAGTAGGGCTACGAACTGGGCGTACCGTTAGAGCCATGAACCCTACTCAATTACAGGCCCTAAAACAGTTTAAAGCAGGTGAGTTTTGGATCGAAGTTTCTCCTGCGTTGGATACGAAAAGAACAACGCCAGAGCATTTATCCGAGTTAAAACACGGAACAAGTTCTTATGTCAGTCCGAAAGGACAGAAATACTATATCAACGACCCTGAGGTACGAAATATCGGCCTTGCTGCAAATGGCAAACCATACTACTTGGATGGAGATGGCATATCACCCGATGGTGAAGCAAATCCTGCTGCTTATCAGGGGGTGGTACAAACGCAGTGGGTGCGTGAAGATGGATCATGGGAGCAATATCACGACTTTCAGGCAATGCACCAAACATATGATTCTCCCTTACACCAACAAGGCGGAAAACTAACCTCTGCTGAAAAAGCGTCTGCCCCTACAAATACCCCACAACCTCTCACGCAAGAAGTTCTTCAGAATTATGTTGCAGAGAACGTTACGCCACCCGCTGACTTTGCAGATTACGATTCAGAAAATATCGAGATAGTCGTCCGCGACTCTATCATGAACTGGCTGAGTGGCCTGAGTCAGAAGAACACAGATTTCGAGAAATACTTTGGCAACTTAGAAACGTTGGACGATATAGAAACAATAGTCGGGCGCTTACAGCCTGAAATGGTTGCATTTGAGACGCAAAGAAGAGCGTCAGGCGTGGATATGCACACGACTGCGGATTCATGGGTGCAGCCGCGTTTGATAGAGCACCTTAAAGCTCATCCGAGGCTTCCTACTGAGCTGGAGATGCCAAAACCGGCCGTTATAGAGCAAGAAGAGAAAAGCCTTCCCAATGGTTGGGAAACAACTGAGCGCTATAGCAGCACAAAGGGGAGTCTTGAGTTCATTAACCCTAAATTTGTGTCTGAGTCTCCCGAAAATAGAGCAGTTCTGGCCAAAGGCGCAAAGTGGAAACTTCACATCAATGTGCCAGATAATAGAAATGACCCGCTCACGAAGGAAATCACCGACTATCTTCTTACTCGAAATGATTTAAGTAGCTTTAAGATTGGTGTTGGTGACGAAGATTTTTTAAATAATGGAAATCAGCCTGTTTATAACGGTATGACTGTTTATGTCGGCTCTCATGATGAGGCACGTAAGGTTGCCGAGGAGGTTTCTACAAAATTCGCAAATAAACTTCAAGAGTACGAAAACGGAAAAGCCCCTGGTCAGGAAATGTATGTGTTACCGGGAATAAGTATGCGCTTTGATGCTAAATCCTATGCTCACGCCAAGAACCAAGATGGAGATTATCAATCCTATGGAAAGTACGGTGCAGGAGGAATCTCTGAACTATCTAGCGACGCTGCCAAAACACGATTCTGTAATCAGGTTCTTAACAGTGGAGGTAAGTACCCGTTTGAGGGAAAAGAGGCAGAACAAGTCGCTACATACGAGAGACTCGCTAAGTTGAATATGGATAGACTCGTCGATGAATTTGGCGATTACCTTTTGGGTGAAGATGCAACTCAAAAATATCTCGATTCAGGTCGTAAGATAGAGGCCTTGCCGCAATGGGCGAATGACTGGTGTAGCCTCAAATGGAAAGACATGTCCAGTAGTCCATCTGTTATTCAGCAAAATAAAGAGACGGCAGCAGGAGTCACCCCAAAGCCAGTAAGTAAAATAGTAGTAGAACCGTCTAATCCGGCACCTCCGAAGTCAGAACCAGAGTCACCTAAAGTAGTAGAACCGCCTAAACCTGCAACTGATACAGCAGATAAATCAAAAAGCAGCGGCTTCACAATGACGAAAGCTCTTGTGACTCTCGGTGCCACTGGAACAGCCCTATTCGTAGGCAAAAACAAAGAACCCGAAGAGCGTGATCCTGATGCGCCAAAGCCCAACTGGTTCCAGCGCAACTTCAAAACTTTCTTGAAGATTATTGGCGCGGCTATCGCCATTGATGTAGGCTTATCCATGGCCACCAAGCATGAGTCATACACCATGAAAGCTGGAAATGAGGTTGTTGGAAAGTTCACCGCCATGCTCGCAGGTGAATCAAATAGCACCGAGCGGAAGCTTTAAATTACACCAAGTGCGACTTATTTGCGACTTGAAGCCGCTCCATTTATCTTAATATACTGATAAATATAAAGAAAAATGGCTGGGGTACCTGGATTCGAACCAGGGATCACGATACCAAAAACCGATGCCTTACCGCTTGGCCATACCCCAGCACCGAGAAGTCTTTTAGCCTAAGTTTTTCGCTACGGCAAGGACGTTTCGTGCTTTATCCACTCTAAATAGTGCAATTGCCCGTCAATAATCGGCCAAACCACCACACATGGGCACTCATAAGAGTGCATTTGGGTGATTAAAGCGATGGCTTGCCGTTGCTTATCTGCTGTCGTTTTCATGATGGCGCCATATTCAAACGCTTGCTCACGCTTACCTTCCCACCGATAGTAGGAAGTCACTTCCGAAGAAAGGTTGGCGCAAGCAATCAGATGAGCCTCTAGCAGCGCATCAATGACCTTCTCTGCCTCTTCCTTAGTCGGAAAAGTCACATAGAGACTTACATATTCCATTGGCACACTCCAACCTCAAGAATAGGCGAGTAAAGCACGCAGCCTAGGTTTCTGGCGTAAAGCCTGCACGGGGTTTGAGCGCCTATCATAAAGCCCGTTGTTCGCGCAGTTTCGCCCAATATTCGAGACGCTTTTGGATATCACGCTCAAAACCGCGTTCTACCGGGCGATAATATTCTGGAGAGCCCATGTCCTCAGGGAAATAACTCTGACCTGAGAAGCCATCTGGCATATCAGGATCATATTGATAGCCTTCACCATACCCCCCTTCTTTCATCATCTTTGTGGGTGCGTTAAGAATATGCGCCGGCGGCATGAGCGACCCATTCGCCTTGGCATCTTTAGCCGCAGCCTTATAGGCCATATAAGCCGCATTCGATTTCGGGGCCGTTGCGAGATAAACAACCGATTGCGCCAGCGCCAGCTCCCCCTCAGGTGATCCTAAGAAGGAATAAGCCTGTTGCGCGGCCATACATTGGCTCAACGCGTTTGGATCCGCCATGCCAATATCTTCAACGGCCATACGCACTAACCGACGCGATAAGTAGAGCGGATCTTCGCCGCCATCCAGCATCCGGCAGAACCAATAGAGCGCGGCCTGCACGTCTGAGCCTCGAACCGCCTTATGCAGTGCTGATATTAAATTATAGTGGCTCTCTTGATGCTTATCGTAAACGGGAGCACGTCGGCCAATAAATTGTGCAAGCGCCGCTTCATCCATTTCTTGTTCACCGCTCGTCGCCAGAACCTCTTCCGCCATATTAAGCAAAGCGCGGCCATCTCCATCGGCCATGGTGACAAGGGCAAGCTTTGCGCCTTCGGTCAATGGCAGCGCCCTGCCCTCCGCCTCCGCCGCACGCGTGAGTAGCTGCAATAATGCGTCTTCGCTCAAACGCTTCAACACCACAAGCTTACAGCGCGAGAGCAAGGCCGCGTTTAATTCAAAAGAGGGATTCTCCGTTGTCGCGCCAACCAGCGTAATCGTACCATCTTCCACTACGGGTAGAAAAGCATCCTGCTGAGCGCGGTTAAAACGGTGAATCTCGTCCACAAATAAAATAGTGCGCTTACCATCCTTCGCCATCTGACGTGCTGCTTCGAATTGCTTCTTCAGATCATTCACACCTGAGCTGACAGCAGAGGCGCTCATTAACTCGCAATCGCTAACATCAGCCAAGGCACGCGCGAGGGTCGTCTTACCACACCCAGGAGGCCCCCACAGGATCAACGAGGCGACTTTACCACTAGCAAGCATCCGGCCAATCGCCGCATCTTCTGCCAATACATGATCTTGCCCGACAATCTCATCAACCGAGCCCGGACGCAGCCTATCAGCCAATGGCCCAGTATTTTCAGTGACTGCTTCGAGTAAATCCATCACTGCAAATTAAACTGCTGGAGCATATAACTCAACACTTCGGAAGGCACTGCGAAGCCAATTCCGTGTGAGCCGCCGGATTGCGAGAAAATCGCCGCGTTAATGCCGACCAGCCTGCCTTGCATATCCACCAAAGCACCGCCCGAGTTACCCGGATTAATCGCGGCATCGGTTTGGATGAAGGCTTGTGACTTGGGGATCTTCTTTGATAACTCACCTACGCCACGCGCTAGAGCCGATACAATCCCGCTCGTCACGGTTTGTCCCACTCCGAATGGATTACCAATCGCGAGGACCAAATCTCCTACCTCTAACGAAGTGGAGCTGGCCAGCGGTAAGTAAGGCAGCTGCGCGCCTTCCGTATCCAACATCAAGATAGCCAAATCTGTTTCTTTATCGAGTGCGACAATGCGCGCAGGGAATTCGCGTTTATCATTGAGTACGACGGTGATCTCATCACTCTCAGCCACCACATGGCTACTGGAAACAAGAATCCCCTCTGGATGCACAATCACGCCAGATCCAAGCGATTGCACCACGCGCTCCTGCGTCAACTTACGTTGATGTGGCCGCGCACCAAAGAAACGCCGAAAAACAGGATCATTGTAAAAACGCGCGAGCGGCGTCGGCACCGTGACACGACGCTTTGTAAAAATGTTCACAACAGCAGGCGCTGCTTTCTTCACAACGGGCGAGAATGATAACTGCACCTGCGCTGGTGCAGTTGGCACTAAACGTTGCTGCGCCTGTGCCGGCGGCACAAAACAAAGCACGAAAAACGCTATAAGAGAGAAGAACCGCATGAGAAGTTTATAAAGCTCTCAACGAAAAAGGCCACCCTAAAGGGTGGCCTTTCAGAATAACTCCGTCGAGTTATTTTAGCTTAAGCCGTTGCGGCTTTAGCAGTTGTTTCTTCAGCCGGAGCTGTTTCGTCGTCGAACGTCATTACAGGGCCTGAATCTTTACCCTTTGCTGACTCGTCGCGATCAACAAGCTCGATGATTGCCATTGGCGCATTATCGCCATAACGGAAACCGGCTTTAAGGACACGTACGTAACCGCCTTGACGGTCTTTGTAACGTTCCGCAAGCACATCAAATAGCTTCTTAGCTTGTGCGTTATCAGCAAGTTGAGCAACCGCTTGACGACGGTGATGTAATTCACCTTTTTTACCCAAAGTAATAAGCTTCTCAACGATCGGCTTAAGTTCTTTAGCTTTCGGCAAAGTCGTTTTGATTTGCTCGTGCTTAATCAGCGATGAAGCCATATTCGTCCATAGCGCCTTACGGTGCGTAGAAGTACGATTTAGCTTACGGCCTTTCATGCGATGTTTCATGATTTAATCTCCAATATTTCCTAAAGAACCCTAGTATGGCTCTTCGTATTTGCGTGCTAGTTCTTCGATAGACTCAGGCGGCCATTCCGCTACATCCATACCGAATTTCAAGCCCATGTTAGAAAGAACGTCTTTAATTTCGTTCAATGACTTACGACCAAAGTTTGGCGTTTTAAGCATTTCAGACTCAGACTTAAGAACGAGATCACCGATATAAACGATGTTATCATTCTTCAGGCAATTCGCTGAACGAACAGAAAGCTCGAGTTCGTCTACTTTCTTCAGCAAGTAAGGGCTGAATGGAAGCGCGTTCTCGTCTTCTTTCACTTCTTGCATCGGCGTATCTTCGAAGTTGATGAAGAGACGAACCTGATCCTGCATGATACGAGCTGAAAGTGCGACTGCGTCTTCTGCTGTGATAGAACCATCTGTTTCAACAGAAAGAGAGAGTTTATCATAATCAGTGCGCTGACCAACACGTGCGTTATCGACTTTGTAAGATACTTTACGTACCGGGCTAAAGAGCGCATCGATAGGAATCAGACCAATTGGAGCATCTTGTTGCTTGTTATCTGCTGCACGCACATAACCGCTACCGACTTCAACTGTTAGTTCCATATCAATTGAACCATCTTTATCCAAAGTACAGATAACGAGGTCAGTATTGATGATTTCAACATCAGCGGGGCATTCGATTTGCGCTGCAGTCACTTCGCCAGCACCTTTTGCTTTAAGCGTCAACTTACGACGTTCTGGCGATTGGCCTTTAATGCGAAGGTCTTTGATGTTCAAAATGATGTGAGTTACATCTTCACGTACGCCTTCAATCGAAGAGAATTCGTGCAATACGCCTTCAATTTTGATTGAAGTCACTGCAGAACCTTGCAAGCTAGAAAGCAAGATACGGCGCAGTGCGTTGCCAAGGGTGTAACCAAAACCACGTTCGAGTGGCTCAGCAACTACATCAGCACGGCTGAGAGATTTATCTTTTGGCAATACGTCGATCGTGCTTGGTTTGATCAGATCTTGCCAGTTTTTATTCAAAATAGCGGACATTGAATTATACTCCGTTTATTCGTTTCGGTAGCCTTCTTATACAGAAGGTGAACATATTACTATTAAACGCGGCGACGTTTAGGCGGGCGGCAACCATTATGCGGGATAGGTGTAACATCTTTGATCGATGTCACATTCAAGCCAGCAGCTTGCAACGCACGAAGAGCTGATTCACGTCCACTACCTGGACCTGTTACAATCACTTCAACCGTCTTTAGACCGTGTTCCATTGCTTTCACAGCAGCATCATCAGCCGTTAGCTGCGCCGCAAATGGCGTAGACTTACGAGAGCCTTTGAAACCTTTATGACCTGCAGAAGACCAAGCCAGCGTGTTGCCGCCTTTATCTGTTAGGGTAACAATGGTGTTATTGAAGGTAGCGATGATATACGCCTTACCTTCAGGGATGTTCTTTTTACCTTTACGCTTCGAGCGTGAAGCGGCTGTGGTTTTTTCTTCTGACATAATATTATCCTATGACCCTATTTTTTCTTACCAGCGATTGCCACTGCTTTACCTTTACGCGTACGCGCATTGGTATGAGTACGTTGACCACGTACCGGCAGACGACGACGATGACGTAGGCCACGATAGCAACCTAGATCCATCAAACGCTTGATGTTCATACTTACTTCACGACGAAGATCACCTTCTACAGTGTAATCAGCATCAATAGCCTCACGGACTTTGATCACTTCATCATCGCTATAATCTTTAGGGCGCTTGCTCTCATCAATTCCAGCTTTCACTAGAATCGCAGCAGCAAACTTAGGGCCAATACCATGAATATAAGTAAGCGAAATAATTCCGCGCTTATTATCAGGAATGTTCACACCGGCAATACGGGGCATAATATCTCCAAAATTAACAGTTTCTCGGGCCTCTTCCAGCCACAGGGAATCGGCACTATAAGAAGTGCCACGCTCAAGTCAACGGCTATTATGCAGTATCGAGTAGTTTTTCTATCTCGACTGTGACTTCTGTGATCGATGCCATTGCATCTACTTGCTTCAGCACGCTCTGCTGCTCGTAATAAGGCAATAATGGCGCCGTCATATCGCGATATGCTTCAAGACGCTTTGAAACCGTCTCTGCATTGTCATCTGAACGGCGGGAGAATTCCGTGCTACCACATTTATCGCACTTACCTGTCACGGCAGGAGCTTTGAATGTATCGTGATATCCGTCGCCACATTTGGCACAGGCAAAACGGCCTGCGATACGCTCTACAAGCGCTTCTTCATCTACTTTAAGCTCAAGCACCATGTTAAGCTTCAAGCCCTCTTGCTGGAAGAATTGAGTCAACGCTTCGGCCTGCCCTAGCGTGCGTGGGAATCCGTCGAGGATGAAACCATTGGCGCAATCCGCTTCCGTCACACGTTGGCGGATCATTTCGATCATAATATCATCAGACACAAGCTGCCCGGCTGACATAATCGATTTCAATTCATTGCCTAGATCAGAATCCGAAGCCGCTGCTTCGCGCAACATATCGCCGGTTGAGAGCTTCGGTGCATTCAACTTGGCTTTAATGTTATCGGCCTGAGTGCCTTTGCCTGCCCCAGGAGGGCCCAATAGAATCAAAATCATTTGCGTTTACCGCCTTTGCCTCGCAATTTCGCTTGTTTTAGCAACCCTTCATATTGATGAGCAAACAGATGAGACTGTATTTGACCCACAAAATCAAGAATCACATTAACCGTAATTAACAAGCTGGTGCCGCCGAGGAATAATGGCAACGAATATTTTGAAATCACGATCTCCGGCAATGCACAAACAAAGGCAAGGTATAGCGCGCCCACCACAGTAATGCGTGTTGTCACATAATCCAGATATTTCGCCGTCTGCGCACCTGGACGAATTCCAGGCACATAGGCACCGTTCTTTTTGAGGTTATCTGCCGTGTCATCCACGTTGAACACCACTGCTGTGTAGAAGAACGCAAAGAAGATCACAATGCCGGCATAGAGCGACACATAGAGCGTTGAACCATGCTGCAGATAAGATGTCACAAGTGTTAGCCACTCAGACCCCTCCCCGCCGCTATTAAAGCCTGCGATCGTTAGCGGGAACAAAAGAATGGAGCTTGCAAAAATGGGGGGGATAACACCGGCCATATTCAGTTTAATCGGCAGGTGCGTATTCTCGCCCTGATACTGTTTATTGCCCACTTGGCGCTTCGGATGCTGAATCACCACACGACGCTGCGCACGTTCCATGAACACGATAAACGCGAACAGAGCGATCAGCCCTACAAAGATAAGGATCAGCATCTCTGTCGCAATCACACCGGTACGCCCCATTTCGAACATACTGGCAATCGCCGATGGGAATTCCGCGATGATACCCACGGTAATGATAAGCGAAATACCGTTACCGATACCACGTGAAGTAATCTGCTCACCCAACCATACGAGGAACATCACACCACCGACCAACGTCGCCGTCGCCGTAAAGCGGAAGAATAAGCCCGGGTCAATCACTGCAGAAGCACCGCTACTGCCTGTCATGCTCTCTAGACCAACCGCAATACCAAACCCTTGCAATATCGCCAAGAACACCGTTCCGTAGCGCGTATATTGGTTTATTTTGCGTTTACCCGCCTCGCCGTCTTTCTTCAGCGCGGCTAGGTGTGGCGAGGCCACTGTCATCAGCTGGATAATGATCGAAGCCGAGATATAAGGCATGATCGTCAGAGCGAAAATCGTCATACGACCAAGTGCGCCACCCGAGAATACGTTAAACATTCCCAATACGCCGCTCGATTGCTGATCAAATATCTCTTTCAAGATGAACGGATCAATCCCGGGGATCGGAATAAACGACCCAACCCGTGCGATGATGAGCGCACCCATCACGAATAGTAGGCGTTGTTTCAGTTCAGTCGCACGCGCGAATACGCTTAAGTCCATATTCGCAGCCATTTTTTCAGCAGAAGAAGCCATAATCAGATGATTCTTTATGATATTATTTTTATGAGGGGCTTTTCTATCTGTAATAACACCCAATGTGAACCAGAATTTCACAATCTTTGGGTTTAAATATTCGGAACTTCACTTTTGCGAACTCAAGGCAAGGTTAGCACGGCTGCCCCGGCAACTTTCTAGTTAAGTATGCGCGGCATGTGAGCGCCACTTTTTAATTTACTTAGCCAGTAATAAGCAGAATACACCTCAAACAAAAAATGCCGCCTCGGATGAGAGCGGCATTTTTAGATTTGAATTGAAAGGACTAAATTACTTAGCTTTCTTATCCGCTTTTTCTTTTACAGGTCGTTCAGGACGTGCAGCGGCGTGTTTCTCAGCGGTTGCTGTTGTCTTTACAATAAGTTTCAAAGAACCACCGGCTTTGCTTACAACTGCTTCAGCAGATTTCGAAGCTTTTGTCACTTCGATGCTTAGCTTTGCAGTCAACTCGCCTTTGGCTAGCAATTTGATGCCGTTAGCATTCTTACGAGCTAAGCCTTTTTCGAACAAAAACTCTTCCGTAATTTTGTCAGATGCTTTGATGCGTTTATCATCTAATGCTTTTTGCAGCATGCCCGTGTTAATAGTTGAATACTCAACACGGTTACCGTTGTGGAAGCCACGTTTCGGTAGACGACGGTTAATAGGCATTTGACCGCCTTCAAAACCTTTGATCGCTACACCTGAGCGTGATTTCTGACCTTTATGGCCACGACCGGCTGTTTTACCTGTGCCTGAAGCGATCCCGCGACCTACGCGTTTACGGTTCTTTTTAGCACCTGCATTATCTTTAAGTTCATTGAGTTTCATAATATCCTCGTCTAACGCCGCCAACTTAATGAGCGACTCGCTCTTTAAAATTAATCTTCGATTTTCACCAAGTGGTGAACTTTATTGATCATACCACGAACCGATGGAGTATCTTCCAACGTACGTGTACGATTTATCTTGTTTAAACCCAAACCAATCAATGTTTTGCGTTGTGAACCTTCACGACCCGTCGCACTTGCGATTTGAGTTACCGTAACGGTTTTACCAGCAGGCTTTTTAGCCGCTACTTTTTTTGCTTCTGCCATGATCTGCCTCTATTCTTCGCTTGCGTCTGCGTTGAAATCGTTACCGTCACGACGGCTAACGATGTCACTGACTTTCAGACCACGTTTCGCGGCAATCGCACGTGGAGAACGAACATCATTCAATGCCGTCAACGTTGCTTTTACCATGTTATAAGGATTTGATGTGCCGGTAGACTTACAAACAACATCTTGAACACCAAGGGCTTCGAATACAGCACGCATTGGGCCACCCGCAATAATACCCGTACCTGCTGGAGCGGTACGTAATACAACACGACCTGCACCATAAGTGGAGGTAATATCATGATGAAGTGTGCGACCTTCTTTCAAAGGAACACGAACCATACTTTTCTTTGCAACGTCAGTCGCTTTACGAACGGCATCAGCGACTTCTTTTGCTTTACCCTTACCGTAACCAACTTTACCTTTACCATCACCAACGATAACAAGTGCGGCGAAACCAAAACGGCGACCACCTTTAACTACTTTTGCAACGCGGTTGATTGATACAAGCTTCTCAACGAGGCCATCACCGGCGTCGTCACGATGGTTTTGTTTATTCTGTCCGTGATTATTCATTTTCATCTATTCCTTAGAAATTCAATCCAGCTTCGCGCGCAGCATCAGCCAGCGCTTTAACACGTCCATGATAGATAAATCCACCACGGTCAAACTTAACGGTTTCAATTTTCGCGGCTTTAGCGCGTTCCGCAACAAGT from Rickettsiales bacterium encodes:
- the rplQ gene encoding 50S ribosomal protein L17, which encodes MKHRMKGRKLNRTSTHRKALWTNMASSLIKHEQIKTTLPKAKELKPIVEKLITLGKKGELHHRRQAVAQLADNAQAKKLFDVLAERYKDRQGGYVRVLKAGFRYGDNAPMAIIELVDRDESAKGKDSGPVMTFDDETAPAEETTAKAATA
- the rpsK gene encoding 30S ribosomal protein S11 translates to MSEEKTTAASRSKRKGKKNIPEGKAYIIATFNNTIVTLTDKGGNTLAWSSAGHKGFKGSRKSTPFAAQLTADDAAVKAMEHGLKTVEVIVTGPGSGRESALRALQAAGLNVTSIKDVTPIPHNGCRPPKRRRV
- the secY gene encoding preprotein translocase subunit SecY, with the protein product MAANMDLSVFARATELKQRLLFVMGALIIARVGSFIPIPGIDPFILKEIFDQQSSGVLGMFNVFSGGALGRMTIFALTIMPYISASIIIQLMTVASPHLAALKKDGEAGKRKINQYTRYGTVFLAILQGFGIAVGLESMTGSSGASAVIDPGLFFRFTATATLVGGVMFLVWLGEQITSRGIGNGISLIITVGIIAEFPSAIASMFEMGRTGVIATEMLILIFVGLIALFAFIVFMERAQRRVVIQHPKRQVGNKQYQGENTHLPIKLNMAGVIPPIFASSILLFPLTIAGFNSGGEGSEWLTLVTSYLQHGSTLYVSLYAGIVIFFAFFYTAVVFNVDDTADNLKKNGAYVPGIRPGAQTAKYLDYVTTRITVVGALYLAFVCALPEIVISKYSLPLFLGGTSLLITVNVILDFVGQIQSHLFAHQYEGLLKQAKLRGKGGKRK
- a CDS encoding replication-associated recombination protein A, whose product is MDLLEAVTENTGPLADRLRPGSVDEIVGQDHVLAEDAAIGRMLASGKVASLILWGPPGCGKTTLARALADVSDCELMSASAVSSGVNDLKKQFEAARQMAKDGKRTILFVDEIHRFNRAQQDAFLPVVEDGTITLVGATTENPSFELNAALLSRCKLVVLKRLSEDALLQLLTRAAEAEGRALPLTEGAKLALVTMADGDGRALLNMAEEVLATSGEQEMDEAALAQFIGRRAPVYDKHQESHYNLISALHKAVRGSDVQAALYWFCRMLDGGEDPLYLSRRLVRMAVEDIGMADPNALSQCMAAQQAYSFLGSPEGELALAQSVVYLATAPKSNAAYMAYKAAAKDAKANGSLMPPAHILNAPTKMMKEGGYGEGYQYDPDMPDGFSGQSYFPEDMGSPEYYRPVERGFERDIQKRLEYWAKLREQRAL
- a CDS encoding DNA-directed RNA polymerase subunit alpha — protein: MSAILNKNWQDLIKPSTIDVLPKDKSLSRADVVAEPLERGFGYTLGNALRRILLSSLQGSAVTSIKIEGVLHEFSSIEGVREDVTHIILNIKDLRIKGQSPERRKLTLKAKGAGEVTAAQIECPADVEIINTDLVICTLDKDGSIDMELTVEVGSGYVRAADNKQQDAPIGLIPIDALFSPVRKVSYKVDNARVGQRTDYDKLSLSVETDGSITAEDAVALSARIMQDQVRLFINFEDTPMQEVKEDENALPFSPYLLKKVDELELSVRSANCLKNDNIVYIGDLVLKSESEMLKTPNFGRKSLNEIKDVLSNMGLKFGMDVAEWPPESIEELARKYEEPY
- the rpmD gene encoding 50S ribosomal protein L30; translated protein: MAEAKKVAAKKPAGKTVTVTQIASATGREGSQRKTLIGLGLNKINRTRTLEDTPSVRGMINKVHHLVKIED
- a CDS encoding adenylate kinase, which translates into the protein MILILLGPPGAGKGTQADNIKAKLNAPKLSTGDMLREAAASDSDLGNELKSIMSAGQLVSDDIMIEMIRQRVTEADCANGFILDGFPRTLGQAEALTQFFQQEGLKLNMVLELKVDEEALVERIAGRFACAKCGDGYHDTFKAPAVTGKCDKCGSTEFSRRSDDNAETVSKRLEAYRDMTAPLLPYYEQQSVLKQVDAMASITEVTVEIEKLLDTA
- the rpsM gene encoding 30S ribosomal protein S13, with the translated sequence MPRIAGVNIPDNKRGIISLTYIHGIGPKFAAAILVKAGIDESKRPKDYSDDEVIKVREAIDADYTVEGDLRREVSMNIKRLMDLGCYRGLRHRRRLPVRGQRTHTNARTRKGKAVAIAGKKK
- a CDS encoding trypsin-like peptidase domain-containing protein, encoding MRFFSLIAFFVLCFVPPAQAQQRLVPTAPAQVQLSFSPVVKKAAPAVVNIFTKRRVTVPTPLARFYNDPVFRRFFGARPHQRKLTQERVVQSLGSGVIVHPEGILVSSSHVVAESDEITVVLNDKREFPARIVALDKETDLAILMLDTEGAQLPYLPLASSTSLEVGDLVLAIGNPFGVGQTVTSGIVSALARGVGELSKKIPKSQAFIQTDAAINPGNSGGALVDMQGRLVGINAAIFSQSGGSHGIGFAVPSEVLSYMLQQFNLQ
- the cutA gene encoding divalent-cation tolerance protein CutA produces the protein MEYVSLYVTFPTKEEAEKVIDALLEAHLIACANLSSEVTSYYRWEGKREQAFEYGAIMKTTADKQRQAIALITQMHSYECPCVVVWPIIDGQLHYLEWIKHETSLP